The Faecalibacter sp. LW9 genome has a segment encoding these proteins:
- a CDS encoding helix-turn-helix domain-containing protein, translating into MASLYEYLGLSYQKLNQNDSTMFYLNKVDSIFNIHPNIDVDYRNCVDVLYKIQSTNRDVNNQDYYINQLLKFDKINHDRISMLPHKALQITNSNKNLNQTKNMMRYIGISLAATSLLCIGMNKRGKYRKLLASKKINSKVKLNQLKESSINPSIIHEIEMKLEKFENNHGYLKDNISLKSLAADLNTNSLYLSYVINKQKKSNFNTYINTLRINYLLNQLDKNPKYLNYSLKGLAQEIGFKTARHFTEQFYRVTSQKPLEYIKNKYNTNDKSCN; encoded by the coding sequence TTGGCTTCTTTATATGAATATTTAGGATTATCCTATCAAAAATTAAATCAAAACGATAGTACAATGTTCTATCTTAATAAGGTAGATAGCATTTTTAATATCCATCCGAACATAGATGTTGATTATAGAAATTGTGTAGATGTCTTATATAAAATTCAAAGTACTAATCGTGATGTAAATAATCAAGATTATTATATCAATCAATTATTGAAATTCGATAAAATCAATCATGATAGAATTTCCATGTTGCCTCATAAAGCGTTACAAATCACTAATTCCAATAAAAATTTAAACCAAACGAAAAATATGATGAGATACATCGGTATCTCACTAGCTGCAACAAGTTTATTGTGTATCGGAATGAATAAAAGAGGAAAATATAGAAAGTTATTAGCCTCAAAGAAAATAAATTCAAAAGTGAAATTAAATCAATTGAAAGAATCAAGCATTAATCCATCAATTATACACGAGATTGAAATGAAACTTGAAAAATTTGAAAATAATCATGGATATTTAAAGGATAACATTTCTTTAAAATCGCTTGCAGCTGATTTAAACACGAATTCTTTATACTTATCTTATGTCATAAATAAACAAAAGAAATCAAATTTTAATACATATATCAACACGCTAAGAATTAACTATCTATTAAATCAATTAGACAAAAATCCAAAATACTTGAATTATTCTTTAAAAGGTTTAGCACAAGAAATTGGATTTAAAACTGCAAGACATTTTACAGAACAATTTTATAGAGTCACAAGTCAAAAACCTTTAGAATACATCAAAAATAAATACAATACAAATGATAAATCATGTAATTAA
- a CDS encoding DUF5675 family protein, translated as MIKLELIRNYHQKGTNGILRLENQMICQTIELPWKNNEKKISCIPEGCYQIVKRYSSRFKNHFWIKNVPNRSLILIHPANNAIKELQGCIAPVLKTINHGVGEYSRKAFEKLSNVLNPILESNQIVFIHIKNSQNESI; from the coding sequence ATGATAAAACTTGAATTGATAAGAAACTATCACCAAAAGGGTACAAATGGAATATTAAGGCTTGAAAATCAGATGATTTGTCAAACCATTGAATTACCATGGAAAAATAATGAAAAAAAAATATCGTGTATTCCTGAAGGTTGTTATCAAATCGTAAAACGTTATTCTAGTCGATTTAAAAATCATTTTTGGATTAAAAATGTACCCAACAGATCATTGATATTAATTCATCCTGCAAATAATGCAATTAAAGAATTACAAGGATGTATTGCTCCAGTATTAAAAACAATTAATCATGGAGTAGGTGAGTATTCAAGAAAAGCCTTTGAAAAATTATCAAATGTTTTAAATCCAATTCTTGAATCTAATCAAATCGTATTTATTCATATTAAAAATAGTCAAAATGAATCTATATAA